In one Sphingomonas hankookensis genomic region, the following are encoded:
- a CDS encoding type II secretion system F family protein: protein MTAYTYRAASRTGATVKGVIEASSPAAARALLRERGELPLSVEEAAEKGPKLGSVQLPRLFRRGVSAKALATLTRQIATLVGSDISIEESLRIVAGQADNAAVNALLLDVRAAILDGRSFAQGLGRHPKAFPEFYRASVAAGEQSGRLPDVLNHLANFVETRQANGQKMQLALLYPALLANVSFGMMVLLMVYVVPDIVRVFVSRGAELPFLTRALIALSAFIQKYGLVVAVAALVLFLIGARWLRVPANRLRVDRRLATRRPFRRFSRQHNAARFAGSLATLVGSAVPLVEALHAAAAVTPNRFVRDKALTVAARVREGLSLRAAMAEAEIFPSMLVAIVASGETSGKLASALDRASGELERELDALVATLVALVEPMVLLLMGGLVLMMVLAILLPIINLNNLVSI, encoded by the coding sequence GTGACAGCCTACACCTACCGCGCCGCCTCCCGCACCGGCGCCACCGTCAAGGGCGTCATCGAAGCGTCCAGCCCCGCCGCCGCCCGCGCGCTCTTGCGCGAGCGCGGCGAACTTCCGCTGTCGGTCGAGGAAGCGGCGGAAAAAGGTCCGAAGCTCGGCAGTGTCCAGCTGCCCCGGCTGTTCCGGCGCGGCGTGTCGGCCAAGGCGCTGGCGACGCTCACCCGGCAGATCGCGACGCTGGTCGGCTCCGATATCTCGATCGAGGAATCGCTGCGCATCGTCGCGGGGCAGGCGGACAATGCCGCGGTCAATGCGCTGCTGCTCGACGTGCGCGCCGCGATCCTTGACGGGCGCAGCTTCGCGCAGGGGCTGGGGCGGCATCCCAAGGCGTTTCCCGAATTTTACCGCGCGTCGGTGGCGGCGGGGGAACAGTCGGGGCGGTTGCCCGACGTGCTCAACCACCTCGCCAATTTCGTCGAGACCCGGCAGGCCAATGGGCAGAAGATGCAGCTGGCGTTGCTGTACCCGGCGCTGCTGGCCAACGTCAGCTTCGGCATGATGGTGTTGTTGATGGTCTATGTCGTGCCCGACATCGTCCGCGTGTTCGTGTCGCGCGGGGCGGAACTGCCGTTCCTGACGCGAGCGCTGATCGCGCTGTCGGCGTTCATCCAGAAGTACGGGCTGGTCGTCGCGGTCGCGGCGCTGGTGCTGTTCCTGATCGGTGCGCGCTGGTTGCGGGTGCCGGCCAACCGGCTGCGGGTCGACCGGCGGCTGGCGACGCGCCGGCCGTTCCGCCGGTTCAGCCGCCAGCATAATGCGGCGCGCTTTGCGGGCAGTCTCGCCACGCTGGTCGGCAGCGCGGTGCCGCTGGTCGAGGCGCTGCACGCCGCCGCCGCCGTCACCCCCAACCGCTTCGTGCGCGACAAGGCGCTGACCGTCGCGGCGCGGGTGCGCGAAGGCTTGTCCTTGCGCGCGGCGATGGCGGAGGCGGAGATTTTTCCGTCGATGCTGGTGGCGATCGTCGCTTCGGGCGAGACGTCGGGCAAGCTGGCTTCGGCGCTCGACCGCGCGTCGGGCGAATTGGAGCGCGAACTCGACGCGCTGGTCGCGACGCTGGTGGCGCTGGTCGAACCGATGGTGCTGCTGCTGATGGGCGGGCTGGTGCTGATGATGGTGCTGGCGATCCTGCTGCCGATCATCAACCTGAACAATCTGGTGTCGATCTGA
- the glsA gene encoding glutaminase A, which translates to MTDLARIVAEVTEEITTNAAEIEQAADAGLDYPPDWFGMAVATPDGGLFHGGYSHIRFPVQSIAKVFALELALEACGDKVFKRVGREPSGDPFNSIVDLERNKGVPRNPFINAGALVVCDILVEHKGDDASARAVVEFVRREAGLGEVVLNDDVLESGRKGGDLNRAMMSFAKHHGNLHCDIDEVMEAYVHQCAIELSAQSLAKAGLFLTRTARTGDAEDDKRAKRTRRLLSLMTTSGQYDGSGDFAYRVGLPAKSGVGGGILAIVPQVASIAVWSNNLDRQGNSILGVRALELLADKADWSVFG; encoded by the coding sequence ATGACCGACCTCGCCCGCATCGTCGCCGAGGTGACGGAGGAGATCACCACCAACGCCGCCGAGATCGAGCAGGCGGCCGATGCCGGTCTCGACTATCCGCCCGACTGGTTCGGCATGGCGGTGGCGACGCCGGATGGTGGGCTGTTCCATGGCGGCTATTCGCATATCCGCTTTCCGGTGCAGAGCATCGCCAAGGTCTTCGCGCTGGAACTGGCGCTGGAGGCGTGCGGGGACAAGGTGTTCAAGCGGGTGGGACGCGAGCCGTCGGGCGATCCGTTCAATTCGATCGTCGACCTCGAACGCAACAAGGGCGTGCCGCGCAATCCGTTCATCAACGCCGGCGCGCTGGTGGTGTGCGACATTCTGGTCGAGCATAAGGGCGACGATGCCTCGGCACGGGCGGTGGTCGAGTTCGTGCGGCGGGAGGCGGGCCTTGGCGAGGTCGTCCTGAACGACGACGTGCTGGAAAGCGGGCGCAAGGGCGGCGACCTGAACCGTGCGATGATGAGCTTTGCCAAGCATCACGGCAATCTGCATTGCGACATCGACGAGGTGATGGAAGCCTATGTCCATCAATGCGCGATCGAGCTAAGCGCGCAGTCGCTGGCGAAGGCGGGGCTGTTCCTGACCCGCACCGCGCGCACCGGCGATGCAGAGGACGACAAGCGCGCCAAGCGGACGCGGCGGTTGCTGTCGCTGATGACGACCAGCGGGCAATATGACGGGTCGGGCGACTTCGCGTACCGCGTCGGGCTGCCGGCGAAGAGCGGCGTGGGTGGCGGTATCCTCGCCATCGTGCCGCAGGTCGCGTCGATCGCGGTGTGGTCGAACAATCTCGACCGGCAGGGAAATTCGATCCTGGGGGTGAGGGCGCTGGAGTTGCTGGCGGACAAGGCGGATTGGTCGGTGTTTGGGTGA
- a CDS encoding amidohydrolase: MRKLIATAACLFATTPAMAEPDWAPAVRADYKVSLGSMWDWFHRNPELSFKEVKTAERMATELRAVPGMQVTTGIGGTGVVGVLKNGPGPTVLVRADMDGLPVEEKSGLPNASKARQVGVDGVEAPVMHACGHDTHITAMVGTARRLAALKDRWKGTIVFIVQPAEERVGGAKAMLADGLYSRFPKPDYALAFHVAAGLPAGMVSASEGIQYSSSDSVDIDVPGIGAHGASPHAGKDPVYMASQLVIALQGLISRERQPLDPGVITVGSFHAGLKHNIISDMAKLQVTVRANDEGTRKQLLDGIQRVTTGIGTLNGMPADKMPTAKVIEGTPTTINDGPLARRLNAVMAATLGPKNVVPFEQTGMGAEDFAYLVQPDSKVKGYYFAVGGTPMADIVAARNGGAPVPSHHSPLFKVAPEPSIVTGTIAMTAAVLDLLGPQSGN; this comes from the coding sequence ATGCGCAAACTGATCGCCACCGCCGCCTGCCTGTTCGCCACGACGCCGGCCATGGCCGAACCCGATTGGGCCCCAGCGGTGCGCGCCGATTACAAGGTGTCGCTGGGCAGCATGTGGGACTGGTTCCACCGCAATCCGGAATTGTCGTTCAAGGAGGTGAAGACCGCCGAACGCATGGCGACCGAGCTGCGCGCCGTGCCCGGGATGCAGGTCACCACCGGCATCGGCGGCACCGGCGTCGTCGGCGTATTGAAGAACGGCCCCGGGCCGACCGTGCTGGTCCGCGCCGACATGGACGGCCTGCCGGTCGAGGAGAAATCGGGCCTGCCCAATGCCAGCAAGGCGCGACAGGTCGGCGTCGACGGGGTCGAGGCACCGGTGATGCACGCCTGCGGCCACGACACCCATATCACCGCGATGGTCGGCACCGCCCGCCGGCTGGCGGCGCTGAAGGACCGGTGGAAGGGTACGATCGTCTTCATCGTCCAGCCTGCCGAGGAACGCGTCGGCGGGGCGAAGGCGATGCTCGCCGACGGCCTTTACAGTCGCTTTCCCAAGCCCGATTACGCGCTCGCCTTCCACGTCGCCGCCGGATTGCCGGCGGGGATGGTGTCGGCGTCGGAGGGCATCCAGTATTCGTCGTCGGACTCGGTCGACATCGACGTCCCCGGCATCGGCGCGCACGGCGCCAGTCCGCATGCCGGCAAGGACCCGGTCTATATGGCGTCGCAGCTGGTGATCGCTTTGCAGGGCCTGATCAGCCGCGAACGCCAGCCGCTCGACCCGGGCGTCATCACCGTCGGCTCGTTCCATGCCGGGCTGAAGCACAACATCATCAGCGACATGGCCAAATTGCAGGTGACCGTCCGCGCCAATGACGAGGGCACGCGCAAGCAACTGCTCGACGGCATCCAGCGTGTGACCACCGGCATCGGCACGCTGAACGGCATGCCCGCCGACAAGATGCCGACCGCCAAGGTGATCGAGGGCACGCCGACCACGATCAATGACGGCCCCCTCGCCCGCCGCCTCAACGCGGTGATGGCGGCGACGCTGGGCCCGAAGAATGTCGTGCCGTTCGAACAGACCGGCATGGGCGCGGAGGACTTCGCCTATCTGGTCCAGCCCGATTCCAAGGTAAAAGGCTATTATTTCGCGGTCGGCGGCACGCCGATGGCGGACATCGTCGCGGCCCGGAATGGCGGGGCGCCGGTGCCGTCGCACCATTCGCCACTGTTCAAGGTCGCGCCGGAGCCATCGATCGTGACAGGAACGATCGCGATGACCGCAGCGGTGCTGGATTTGCTGGGGCCGCAGTCGGGTAACTGA
- the uvrB gene encoding excinuclease ABC subunit UvrB, translating into MAIMIRTDLSEPETGQTFIPHRPARPEKVDAGKRFVIKSDYQPAGDQPTAIRELVAAAKGGEKDQVLLGVTGSGKTFTMAKTIEELQRPALILAPNKILAAQLYGEMKSFFPDNAVEYFVSYYDYYQPEAYVPRSDTYIEKESSTNEAIDRMRHSATRSLLERDDVIIVASVSCLYGIGSVETYSAMIFDLKKGDVVDQREIVRKLVALQYKRNDAAFQRGNFRVRGDSLELFPSHYEDSAWRITFFGDDIEEITEFDPLTGKKIANLNSIRVYANSHYVTPGPTLKQAAEAIKHELAERLKELVTEGKLLEAQRLEQRTNFDLEMIAATGSCAGIENYSRFLTGRLPGEPPPTLFEYLPENALLFVDESHQTIAQINGMSRGDHRRKITLAEYGFRLPSAIDNRPLRFNEWDAMRPQTVCVSATPGDWEMEQTGGVFSEQVIRPTGLIDPPITIRPVEEQVDDLIHEAKETAKLGYRTLVTTLTKRMAEDLTEFMHEAGLKVRYMHSDVETLERIELIRDLRMGVYDVLVGINLLREGLDIPECGLVAILDADKEGFLRSETSLIQTIGRAARNVDGRVILYADRITGSMERAIAETDRRREKQRAYNEAHGITPTTIKRQIGDIIADVASRDQVTVEIDEERPHMVGHNLRSYIESLEKQMREAAANLEFETAGRLRDEIRALESEELGLPASEHKAPVMGRSNEGKPGTRKTRYGKQKAMRMAGGGGRRR; encoded by the coding sequence ATGGCGATCATGATCCGCACCGACCTGTCCGAGCCGGAAACCGGGCAGACCTTCATCCCCCACCGCCCGGCCCGGCCGGAGAAGGTGGATGCGGGCAAACGCTTCGTCATCAAGTCCGATTACCAGCCCGCCGGCGACCAGCCGACCGCGATTCGGGAACTGGTCGCGGCGGCGAAGGGGGGGGAGAAGGATCAGGTGCTGCTTGGCGTTACCGGGTCGGGCAAAACCTTTACCATGGCCAAGACCATCGAGGAATTGCAGCGCCCGGCGCTGATTCTCGCGCCGAACAAGATACTTGCGGCGCAGCTGTACGGGGAAATGAAGTCGTTTTTCCCCGACAATGCCGTCGAATATTTCGTCAGCTATTACGACTATTACCAGCCCGAAGCGTACGTTCCGCGTTCGGACACGTACATCGAGAAGGAAAGCTCGACCAACGAGGCGATCGACCGGATGCGCCACTCGGCCACCCGCTCGCTACTCGAGCGCGACGACGTCATCATCGTCGCGTCGGTGTCGTGCCTGTACGGTATCGGATCGGTCGAAACCTATTCGGCGATGATCTTCGACCTGAAGAAGGGCGATGTCGTCGACCAGCGCGAGATCGTGCGCAAGCTGGTCGCGCTGCAATACAAGCGCAACGACGCCGCGTTCCAGCGCGGCAATTTCCGCGTGCGCGGCGACAGCCTAGAGCTGTTCCCGTCGCACTATGAGGACAGCGCGTGGCGTATCACCTTTTTCGGGGACGATATCGAGGAGATTACCGAGTTCGACCCGCTGACGGGCAAGAAGATCGCCAATCTCAATTCGATCCGCGTCTATGCGAACTCGCACTATGTCACCCCCGGCCCGACGCTGAAACAGGCGGCGGAGGCGATCAAGCATGAGCTGGCCGAGCGGCTGAAGGAACTAGTGACGGAGGGCAAGCTGCTGGAGGCGCAGCGGCTGGAACAGCGCACCAATTTCGACCTGGAGATGATCGCCGCCACCGGTAGCTGCGCGGGGATCGAGAATTACAGCCGCTTCCTGACCGGCCGCCTGCCGGGCGAGCCGCCGCCCACTTTGTTCGAATATCTGCCCGAGAACGCGCTGCTGTTCGTCGATGAAAGCCACCAGACGATCGCCCAGATCAACGGCATGTCGCGCGGCGACCATCGCCGCAAGATCACGCTGGCCGAGTACGGATTCCGCCTGCCCAGCGCGATCGACAACCGCCCCTTGCGCTTCAACGAATGGGACGCGATGCGCCCGCAGACGGTGTGCGTGTCGGCGACGCCGGGCGATTGGGAAATGGAGCAGACCGGCGGCGTGTTCAGCGAACAGGTCATCCGCCCGACCGGGCTGATCGATCCGCCGATCACGATCCGCCCGGTCGAGGAACAGGTCGACGACCTGATCCACGAGGCGAAGGAGACGGCGAAGCTCGGCTATCGCACGCTGGTCACGACCCTCACCAAGCGCATGGCCGAGGATCTGACCGAGTTCATGCATGAGGCGGGCCTGAAGGTCCGTTACATGCACTCGGACGTCGAGACGCTGGAGCGTATCGAGCTGATCCGCGATTTGCGGATGGGGGTGTACGACGTGCTGGTCGGCATCAACCTGCTGCGCGAGGGCCTCGACATTCCCGAATGCGGGCTGGTCGCGATCCTCGATGCCGACAAGGAAGGGTTCCTGCGCTCCGAAACCTCGCTGATCCAGACGATCGGCCGCGCGGCGCGCAACGTCGACGGGCGGGTGATCCTCTATGCCGACCGCATCACCGGCAGCATGGAGCGCGCCATCGCCGAGACCGATCGCCGTCGCGAAAAGCAGCGGGCGTATAACGAGGCGCACGGCATCACGCCGACCACGATCAAGCGCCAGATCGGCGACATCATCGCCGACGTCGCGTCGCGCGATCAGGTGACGGTGGAGATCGACGAAGAACGGCCGCATATGGTCGGCCATAACCTGCGGTCCTATATCGAAAGCCTCGAAAAGCAGATGCGCGA